The genomic segment CGACTATTTCGGCAGGGTTGGCTACGCCAAATTCAAGTTTCTCAAGGTCTCCGATGACGAGATACTTTATGACCGGACTGACATGGTCACCATGCCCGCAGTCAGAAAAGCACGTTCTCTGGGATGGCCAATCATAGCTCCCGAGCCGTCACACGCTTTGTATGTCGGTGGACTTAAGTTAGCCGCCAAGGCGGAGCCGGAAATAATCCGTATTCCACCACCCGACTGGCTGAAGTCAGGCGAGCCTGTGCCGGATGATATGGGGCGGGAGATGTGGCGCATTAAATCCCTCACCTGAATGGGGAGGGTCTGATAGCCCGGCACTACTGAAAACATAACGTAACGGAGAAGGACTGGCGGTTGAACCGCCAGTCCTTCTTTATACGTAATCTTCCCCTAAAAGTCATTTCTGACGATGACGGACACCAGCTTCGATACTTTTTATCCTTCAAACGTATCCTTTCGGTCGGGATAATTGCACCTAAAATTCTGTATAGTATAATCACTGGATTTATTCAAGATACGCCTTGAAGACAGCCGGCCTTACCATTGGGCGAAGTCTGACTCAATATGACGTAACAGATTAGCGGAAGCAGAATGGTTTATACGCTCTATTTATCATCCCTGATAATCTCAGCCGTGGTCGCTATCGCCGAAGCGTGGTACTTCTGGCAGCGCCGGCACGCCCCGGGCGGGGCAGCCATCACCTTCGCGATGCTGGCGATAGCGGTCTGGTCTTTGGGCTACGTACTGCAACTAAGCAGCGCCGAGCTATCACAGCAAGTCATGGCCACCTGTATTCAGTATATCGGCATCGTCATCCTGCCGGTAGCCTGGTTTGCCTTCTCCCTGCAATACACCGGGCGTGGTAGCTGGCTGACGGGCAGTAACCTGTTCCTGCTCTTAATTATACCTTCAATCACCTTAATCCTTGCCTGGAGCAGCAATTTCCATGACCTGATGTGGAGCGGTAGACACCTTGAGACCAGCGGCCCATTCGTGGTAATAGTCAAGACTTACGGCCCCTGGTTCTGGGTTCATACCGTTTACTCCTATTTTCTGATTCTAGCCGGTACGCTGGCCCTCATCCAGAGGCTATTCCGCTCTCCGCGCCTGTACCGTTCCCAGTCAATTGCTCTACTCGCCGCTGTTGCCACGCCACTGGTGTGGAATGTGCTCTATATCTTCCGCCTGTTACCGGCATACCGCATCGACCTGACACCTTCCGCCTTCGCTATGTCCGGGCTGCTCATCGGCTGGGGACTATTCCGCTTCCGCCTCTTTGACATCATTCCCATAGCCCGGGATTCCGTAATAGAAAACATGAGTGAAGGTGTCATCGTACTGGATGTGCAGAACCGCCTTATCGATATTAACCCGGCAGGCCAGCGTATCATCGGATATCCGCTGTCGGCGGTAATCGGGCAACCATTCGCCAGCGTATTAGCCAGTTACCCGGAAATAGTTGAGCGCTCCTACGTCAGTGCGAAAACAATCGAAGCCTATGCCGAGGTCGCCATTGAAAAAGAGGGAACCCGTCATCACTACGAATTACACGCTTCCCCGCTACGTGACCGGCGAGGTCGCATTATCGGCCGGTTGATCATGCTGCGCGATATCACGGAACGCCAGGAGAAAGAGAAACAGGATTAGGGCTCATCAGCGGCCGCTACGGTACGGGTATTGAGTAAGAAGGAGATGGCAAAAATCACCAGTCCC from the Dehalococcoidales bacterium genome contains:
- a CDS encoding histidine kinase N-terminal 7TM domain-containing protein is translated as MVYTLYLSSLIISAVVAIAEAWYFWQRRHAPGGAAITFAMLAIAVWSLGYVLQLSSAELSQQVMATCIQYIGIVILPVAWFAFSLQYTGRGSWLTGSNLFLLLIIPSITLILAWSSNFHDLMWSGRHLETSGPFVVIVKTYGPWFWVHTVYSYFLILAGTLALIQRLFRSPRLYRSQSIALLAAVATPLVWNVLYIFRLLPAYRIDLTPSAFAMSGLLIGWGLFRFRLFDIIPIARDSVIENMSEGVIVLDVQNRLIDINPAGQRIIGYPLSAVIGQPFASVLASYPEIVERSYVSAKTIEAYAEVAIEKEGTRHHYELHASPLRDRRGRIIGRLIMLRDITERQEKEKQD